From Micromonospora echinospora, one genomic window encodes:
- a CDS encoding S8/S53 family peptidase translates to MPFPPGRVSRRRLVGWTMLAAAAVPLGALGRPGPARAADALDQAYQRAFLEAVTADPAVRRHTTVGREFLYRPRQLLAAPQDLTRVLNRLRSWGHQVTEVTGFGGVRRLLFQQETDIPGVVTKLRDPQQWPGQPVPLVQPHHVLLGFGNIMGNPGGPPRVGAALPAPDPARIGEGAGVTVGVCDTGIWRRAGTVHPQWLGGSYLPEADDEDPLYLGGTQLALQGGHGTFVAGVVRQAAPGVRLDPEAALAPTGIGDEESLVAAIRRLRPEVAVVNLSLGYFTQDDQPPLPVANTLAALPATVAVVAAAGNAGTTRKSWPAALDPVVAVAAASAGPTGPVPADYSGRGTWVDASARGDRRSTYVDGELYLPGQPAQVFHGFATWIGTSFATAHVSGRIAALMTATGLDAAAAAALLVAGPTWQPGYGVLVE, encoded by the coding sequence GTGCCGTTTCCCCCCGGTCGGGTCTCCCGCCGGCGGTTGGTGGGCTGGACCATGCTGGCCGCCGCCGCGGTGCCGCTCGGCGCGCTCGGGCGGCCGGGTCCGGCCCGGGCCGCGGACGCCCTCGACCAGGCCTACCAGCGGGCGTTCCTGGAGGCCGTGACCGCCGATCCGGCCGTCCGCCGGCACACCACCGTCGGTCGTGAGTTCCTCTACCGTCCCCGGCAGTTGCTGGCCGCCCCGCAGGACCTCACGCGGGTGCTGAACCGGCTACGGAGCTGGGGCCACCAGGTGACCGAGGTGACCGGTTTCGGCGGAGTGCGCCGGCTGCTCTTCCAGCAGGAGACCGACATCCCCGGCGTGGTGACGAAGCTGCGCGACCCCCAACAGTGGCCGGGACAGCCGGTCCCGCTGGTGCAGCCGCACCACGTGCTGCTCGGGTTCGGCAACATCATGGGCAATCCCGGCGGACCGCCCCGGGTCGGCGCCGCCCTGCCGGCCCCCGATCCGGCCCGGATCGGTGAGGGCGCCGGGGTGACCGTGGGGGTCTGCGACACGGGCATCTGGCGTCGGGCCGGCACCGTCCACCCGCAGTGGCTCGGCGGCAGCTACCTCCCCGAGGCCGACGACGAGGATCCGCTCTACCTCGGCGGCACCCAGCTCGCCCTCCAGGGTGGACACGGCACCTTCGTCGCCGGAGTGGTCCGGCAGGCCGCCCCGGGCGTCCGGCTCGACCCGGAGGCCGCGCTCGCTCCGACCGGGATCGGCGACGAGGAGAGCCTGGTCGCCGCGATCCGGCGGCTCCGCCCGGAGGTGGCGGTGGTCAACCTGTCCCTGGGCTACTTCACCCAGGACGACCAGCCACCCCTGCCGGTGGCGAACACCCTCGCCGCGCTGCCCGCCACGGTGGCCGTGGTCGCCGCCGCGGGCAACGCCGGCACCACCCGGAAATCCTGGCCGGCCGCGTTGGACCCGGTGGTGGCCGTGGCGGCGGCGAGCGCCGGGCCGACCGGTCCGGTGCCGGCCGACTACAGCGGTCGCGGCACCTGGGTGGACGCCTCCGCCCGGGGCGACCGGCGCAGCACCTACGTCGACGGCGAGCTGTACCTGCCCGGCCAACCGGCCCAGGTGTTCCACGGCTTCGCCACCTGGATCGGCACCTCGTTCGCCACCGCGCACGTCTCCGGACGGATCGCCGCCCTGATGACGGCCACCGGGCTGGACGCGGCGGCCGCCGCAGCGCTCCTCGTCGCCGGCCCGACCTGGCAGCCCGGCTACGGCGTGCTGGTCGAATGA
- a CDS encoding RNA polymerase sigma factor: MNTSDDTGRGTPALVSAATAGDESAWAELVRRYTPLVATVIRSHGLDRADSADVNQTVWLRLVEQLGRLRDSHALPAWLVTTTRRECHRLLRLGRRTQPFDPYDDSVDGHVGVFLLVDSAAPDEDLLRAERRQALRDAFAQLSPRCRELLALLAGDPPASYREIGERLGMPVGSVGPTQARCLARLRDCPALAPYVRLSPGGAEGTGGERDGAVAARR, translated from the coding sequence ATGAACACCTCCGACGACACCGGGCGCGGCACGCCCGCCCTGGTCTCCGCCGCCACGGCCGGGGACGAGTCGGCCTGGGCGGAGCTGGTCCGCCGCTACACGCCCCTGGTGGCGACGGTGATCCGCAGCCACGGACTGGACCGGGCCGACTCCGCCGACGTGAACCAGACCGTCTGGCTGCGCCTGGTGGAACAGTTGGGCCGACTGCGTGACTCGCACGCGTTGCCCGCCTGGCTGGTCACCACCACCCGGCGGGAGTGTCACCGGCTGCTGCGGCTCGGCCGGCGTACCCAACCCTTCGACCCGTACGACGACTCGGTCGACGGGCACGTCGGGGTCTTCCTGCTGGTCGATTCGGCCGCCCCGGACGAGGACCTGCTGCGGGCCGAGCGCCGGCAGGCCCTGCGGGACGCGTTCGCGCAGCTGTCGCCCCGCTGTCGGGAACTGCTCGCCCTGCTGGCCGGGGATCCACCGGCCAGCTACCGGGAGATCGGGGAGCGGCTCGGCATGCCGGTGGGCAGTGTCGGGCCGACGCAGGCCCGTTGTCTGGCGAGGCTGCGGGACTGCCCGGCCCTCGCCCCGTACGTCCGACTGTCCCCGGGCGGGGCGGAGGGGACCGGAGGTGAACGTGATGGAGCAGTGGCCGCCCGCCGGTGA
- a CDS encoding septum formation initiator, producing MRRPFLAVAGWLVTAVLVTLVGVAAIRLVGESIAGTPGGVRSQEEVRRALSAPEPTTPGPVPSVSPPGSEPPPSTGPSAPPPTTPTAVRRVFATTGGSAVAECGPDGARLVSWAPAQNYRVGEEDRGPDDDVEVSFVGPSGEHELKIRCVNGEPVVENDDD from the coding sequence ATGCGCCGTCCGTTCCTCGCCGTCGCCGGGTGGTTGGTCACCGCCGTGCTGGTCACCCTGGTCGGGGTGGCCGCGATCCGCCTGGTCGGGGAGAGCATCGCCGGCACCCCGGGCGGGGTCCGCAGCCAGGAGGAGGTCCGGCGGGCGCTGTCCGCCCCGGAGCCGACCACGCCCGGACCGGTCCCCTCGGTCTCGCCGCCGGGCTCCGAACCGCCGCCGTCGACCGGCCCGTCCGCCCCGCCGCCCACCACCCCCACGGCGGTACGGCGGGTGTTCGCGACCACCGGCGGCAGTGCGGTGGCCGAGTGCGGCCCGGACGGGGCACGGCTGGTCTCCTGGGCACCTGCGCAGAACTACCGGGTCGGCGAGGAGGACCGGGGGCCCGACGACGATGTCGAGGTCAGCTTCGTCGGGCCGTCCGGCGAACACGAACTGAAAATACGCTGCGTCAACGGCGAGCCGGTCGTCGAGAACGACGACGACTAG
- a CDS encoding response regulator transcription factor: MPRLLLIEDDLTIRTPLVRALRDRGHAVAAASTAMDGLRDALDNRPDLVVLDLGLPDLDGRELLRMLRAVSPVPVIVATARDDETEIVRVLDAGADDYVVKPFTAAQLDARVRAVLRRAASVAGADDSALVVGGLRVDPRSRQVTLDGAPVELTPREFDLLHHLAARPGEVVTKRELLTEVWQIPYGGADKTVDVHLSWLRRKLGENAQQPRYLHTVRGVGVRLAAPEEVG, encoded by the coding sequence GTGCCCCGCCTGCTGCTCATCGAGGACGATCTGACCATCCGGACCCCGCTGGTCCGGGCACTGCGGGACCGGGGCCACGCCGTGGCGGCCGCCTCGACCGCGATGGACGGGCTGCGGGACGCCCTCGACAACCGGCCGGACCTGGTCGTACTCGATCTCGGCCTGCCCGATCTCGACGGTCGGGAGTTGCTACGGATGCTGCGTGCGGTCAGCCCGGTGCCGGTGATCGTGGCGACCGCGCGGGACGACGAGACCGAGATCGTCCGGGTCCTCGACGCGGGAGCGGACGACTACGTGGTGAAGCCGTTCACCGCCGCCCAGCTCGACGCGCGGGTCCGGGCGGTGCTGCGGCGTGCCGCCTCGGTCGCCGGGGCCGACGATTCGGCGTTGGTCGTGGGCGGACTGCGGGTCGACCCGCGCTCCCGCCAGGTGACCCTGGACGGTGCGCCGGTCGAACTGACCCCACGCGAGTTCGACCTGCTGCACCACCTGGCCGCCCGTCCCGGCGAGGTGGTCACCAAGCGCGAGCTGTTGACCGAGGTGTGGCAGATCCCGTACGGCGGCGCGGACAAGACCGTCGACGTGCACCTGTCGTGGCTGCGCCGGAAGCTGGGTGAGAACGCCCAGCAGCCCCGCTACCTGCACACCGTCCGAGGGGTGGGGGTACGCCTGGCCGCGCCGGAGGAGGTCGGGTGA
- a CDS encoding sensor histidine kinase yields MRARLALLAAAVSVLTLVAFLVPLALLVRTVAEDRATVRATADAQSLVPVVGTADPATIRLTVEQLAADSDRPVSVFLPDGTVLGTSAPRTPAVELAARGQSLTAESAEGREVVIAVQGRPDGTGVIRTVVPGAELTAGVGRAWLVLALLGVLLVVIGLVVADRLARTLVRPISELSAVSHRLANAELDARVTPAGPTELREVAGALNHLAGRIQELLSQEREQVADLSHRLRTPLTALRLEAESLGDPQDAVRITAAVDGLERAVTGLIRQARRQRPVTGPTGCDAAAVVADRVEFWSVLAEDTGRTVHRELASGPLPVAVSADDLAAAVDALLGNVFAHTPDGTPFTVRLAGVPAARAAVAGSRGEVLLSVADEGPGMPPDTVRRGASTAGSTGLGLDIARRAAEAGGGRLELRTGPHGGAEVLLRLAAPAAPTGS; encoded by the coding sequence GTGAGGGCGCGACTGGCCCTGCTGGCCGCCGCGGTCAGCGTGCTCACCCTGGTCGCCTTCCTGGTGCCGCTCGCGCTGCTGGTCCGTACCGTCGCCGAGGACCGGGCCACCGTGCGGGCCACCGCTGACGCGCAGAGCCTGGTCCCGGTGGTGGGCACCGCCGACCCGGCGACGATCCGGCTGACCGTCGAGCAGCTCGCCGCCGACTCCGACCGGCCCGTCAGCGTCTTCCTGCCCGACGGCACCGTGCTCGGCACCTCGGCGCCGCGTACCCCGGCGGTGGAGCTGGCGGCGCGCGGCCAGAGCCTCACCGCCGAGTCGGCGGAGGGACGCGAGGTGGTGATCGCGGTGCAGGGCCGACCGGACGGCACCGGCGTGATCCGCACTGTGGTGCCGGGCGCGGAGCTGACCGCCGGGGTGGGCCGCGCCTGGCTGGTGCTCGCCCTGCTCGGCGTGCTCCTGGTGGTGATCGGGCTGGTGGTGGCGGACCGGCTGGCCCGCACCCTGGTCCGGCCGATCAGTGAGTTGTCCGCGGTGTCGCACCGGCTCGCCAACGCCGAGTTGGACGCCCGGGTGACCCCCGCCGGTCCGACCGAACTGCGCGAGGTGGCCGGCGCGCTCAACCATCTGGCCGGCCGGATCCAGGAACTGCTGTCCCAGGAACGCGAGCAGGTGGCCGACCTGTCGCACCGGCTGCGTACCCCGCTGACCGCATTGCGGCTGGAAGCCGAGTCGCTGGGCGACCCGCAGGACGCGGTCCGGATCACCGCTGCCGTGGACGGTCTGGAACGGGCCGTGACCGGCCTGATCCGCCAGGCCCGCAGGCAGCGGCCGGTGACCGGTCCGACGGGGTGCGACGCGGCGGCGGTGGTCGCCGACCGGGTGGAGTTCTGGTCGGTGCTGGCCGAGGACACCGGACGGACGGTCCACCGGGAACTGGCGTCCGGACCGTTGCCGGTCGCGGTGTCCGCCGACGACCTGGCGGCGGCGGTCGACGCGCTGCTCGGCAACGTGTTCGCGCACACCCCGGACGGCACCCCGTTCACCGTGCGGCTCGCCGGTGTTCCGGCGGCGCGCGCAGCGGTCGCCGGGTCGCGTGGGGAGGTGCTGCTCAGCGTCGCCGACGAGGGCCCGGGTATGCCGCCGGACACGGTCCGCCGGGGCGCCAGCACGGCCGGGTCGACCGGTCTGGGGCTGGACATCGCCCGCCGGGCGGCGGAGGCCGGTGGCGGACGGCTGGAACTGCGGACCGGCCCGCACGGCGGTGCCGAGGTGCTGCTCCGGCTCGCCGCACCGGCGGCCCCGACCGGCTCCTGA
- a CDS encoding PepSY domain-containing protein, with the protein MKRKPLIMASVGGAAVLALTGVAIGTAAAGEQRAGRTTLAAATTAPTSPATPTTTPDGGTVTPTAPSATSVPSSPSGTTSPATGDKVDRKRAEEIALAKAGGGRVVEVEAEKEHGRDVWSVEIVNGSTEHEVDVDRADGSVVKAEKEPVDDDDDDDRDDDDDRDDRDDDDDDDRDDD; encoded by the coding sequence ATGAAGCGCAAGCCCCTGATCATGGCATCCGTCGGTGGTGCGGCGGTGCTGGCACTGACCGGAGTGGCGATCGGTACCGCCGCCGCCGGGGAGCAACGGGCCGGTCGGACCACCCTGGCCGCCGCGACCACCGCCCCGACGTCGCCGGCCACCCCGACGACCACCCCGGACGGTGGCACCGTCACCCCCACGGCTCCGTCGGCGACCAGCGTCCCCAGCTCGCCGTCCGGCACCACGTCCCCAGCAACCGGTGACAAGGTGGACCGGAAGCGCGCCGAGGAGATCGCGTTGGCCAAGGCCGGCGGCGGCCGGGTCGTCGAGGTGGAGGCCGAGAAGGAGCACGGCCGCGACGTGTGGAGCGTGGAGATCGTCAACGGCTCGACCGAGCACGAGGTCGACGTGGACCGGGCTGACGGCAGCGTGGTCAAGGCCGAGAAGGAGCCGGTCGACGACGACGATGACGACGACCGCGACGACGATGACGACCGCGACGACCGGGACGACGATGACGACGACGACCGGGACGACGACTGA
- a CDS encoding methyltransferase: MIVGGSTIQPERVDAAALRQLGDAMRKVVGSADPTPLADLLSGTPVDPDELTREVGVDGRQALLDSGMAVDDGTTFSSPLRGHQLHGVVVLSDPDVEEEVQHRWYVDPLWEADLLIRLMLRRGGARALDMGCGSGVLSLVLADRYESVLGVDVNPRAVALSRLNAALNGLTNVTFREGDMFEPAEGRFSRIVFNSPTNEEGNEFVDLLEAGEPILETFFRNVPRKLESGGIVEVNLAMNDYPGDPFRERLADWLGLTENGLRVQIFTSQRRATESGGEWKRGWLVVAPGPVGLTEVEWPYHDRYEEDPDALLDGTDRLLRG, encoded by the coding sequence ATGATCGTCGGAGGCTCGACCATCCAGCCGGAGCGCGTCGACGCGGCGGCACTTCGACAGCTCGGCGACGCCATGCGGAAGGTGGTCGGCTCGGCCGACCCCACCCCGCTCGCCGACCTGCTTTCCGGCACGCCGGTCGACCCGGACGAGCTGACCCGGGAGGTCGGCGTGGACGGCCGGCAGGCGCTGCTCGACAGCGGCATGGCCGTCGACGACGGGACGACCTTCTCCTCGCCGCTGCGTGGCCACCAACTGCACGGCGTCGTGGTGCTCAGCGACCCGGACGTCGAGGAGGAGGTGCAGCACCGTTGGTACGTCGACCCGCTCTGGGAGGCGGACCTGCTGATCCGGCTGATGCTCCGGCGCGGCGGCGCGCGCGCCCTGGACATGGGGTGCGGCTCCGGGGTGCTCTCGCTGGTGCTCGCCGACCGGTACGAGTCGGTCCTCGGGGTGGACGTCAACCCGCGTGCGGTGGCGCTGTCCCGCCTCAACGCCGCCCTCAACGGCCTGACGAACGTCACTTTCCGTGAGGGCGACATGTTCGAACCGGCCGAGGGCCGGTTCTCCCGGATCGTCTTCAACTCGCCGACGAACGAGGAGGGCAACGAGTTCGTCGACCTGCTCGAGGCCGGCGAGCCGATCCTGGAGACGTTCTTCCGCAACGTGCCCCGCAAGCTGGAGTCCGGTGGCATCGTCGAGGTCAACCTCGCCATGAACGACTACCCCGGTGACCCCTTCCGGGAGCGGCTCGCCGACTGGCTCGGGCTGACCGAGAACGGGCTGCGGGTGCAGATCTTCACCTCGCAGCGACGGGCGACCGAGAGCGGGGGCGAGTGGAAGCGGGGCTGGCTGGTGGTCGCCCCCGGCCCGGTGGGGCTCACCGAGGTCGAGTGGCCGTACCACGACCGGTACGAGGAGGACCCGGACGCCCTGCTCGACGGGACCGACCGGCTTCTGCGGGGCTGA
- a CDS encoding PIG-L deacetylase family protein, with amino-acid sequence MPDQDHSTITDIVVSPHFDDGALSLASVLRAGQSVLLVTVCGGTPTEGDDEWDRLCGFESGPAAAVGRAAEDRAAAALAGNRVTHLPVPDSPYRADFPSETVVAALAPLFRPGVRVWAPVGIGDHPDHVGTRDAVLTAAAGTGCQLTFYADCPYAFGSGWDATDRERPPADRWEPQLAALAHLVDVTSPRISRLDDSTMRLKIAMLRCHASQLAGLSVDHPHFMAWEGPLRQEVFWPASVPIPSLEPTLGSSA; translated from the coding sequence ATGCCTGACCAGGATCACTCGACGATAACGGACATCGTCGTTTCGCCACATTTCGACGACGGCGCCCTCTCGCTCGCGTCGGTGCTGCGCGCGGGGCAATCGGTGCTCCTGGTGACCGTCTGCGGTGGAACGCCGACCGAAGGTGACGACGAGTGGGACCGCCTGTGCGGTTTCGAGTCCGGCCCGGCCGCCGCCGTGGGACGCGCGGCGGAGGACCGCGCCGCCGCCGCCCTCGCCGGCAACCGGGTGACCCACCTCCCCGTGCCGGACTCGCCGTACCGGGCCGACTTCCCGTCCGAGACGGTGGTGGCGGCGCTGGCTCCCCTGTTCCGGCCCGGCGTACGGGTCTGGGCCCCGGTCGGCATCGGCGACCACCCGGACCACGTCGGCACCCGGGACGCGGTGCTGACCGCGGCGGCCGGGACCGGCTGCCAGCTGACCTTCTACGCCGACTGTCCGTACGCCTTCGGCTCCGGATGGGATGCCACCGACCGGGAGCGGCCCCCCGCCGACCGGTGGGAACCGCAGCTCGCCGCCCTGGCCCACCTCGTGGACGTGACCAGCCCCCGGATCAGCCGACTGGACGACTCCACGATGCGGTTGAAGATCGCTATGCTTCGCTGTCACGCCTCGCAACTGGCCGGTCTCTCCGTGGACCACCCCCACTTCATGGCCTGGGAGGGGCCGTTGCGCCAGGAGGTCTTCTGGCCGGCGTCCGTCCCGATCCCCAGCCTGGAACCGACTCTCGGGAGTAGCGCATGA
- the rsmI gene encoding 16S rRNA (cytidine(1402)-2'-O)-methyltransferase, with amino-acid sequence MAEADGTRRSGAADVGTLYLVPTPIGHPGDITLRAIEVLGRVGVVASEDTRHTRRLLQSLEIDTRLLSYHDHNEESRSQQLLGLLREGTDVALVSDAGTPLVNDPGYRLVVAAIEADVPVRPLPGATASVTALIGSGLPNHQFHYVGFLPRKEAARRTALTSLRSSVATLVFFEAPHRIVAMLEDVRAVLGDRPAALARNLTKDDEEFLRGPLSELVARLDAEEVVRGQFTVVVAGAGDQPADEEHALAHRLTETLVRHGADSRLVREVVREVTGLPRNWVYEQVRLAVQQWDAGAAERSAGAGRAGDRKSG; translated from the coding sequence GTGGCAGAGGCGGACGGAACGCGACGGTCGGGTGCTGCCGACGTCGGCACCCTCTACCTGGTGCCCACCCCGATCGGCCACCCCGGCGACATCACCCTGCGGGCGATCGAGGTCCTCGGCCGGGTCGGTGTCGTCGCCTCGGAGGACACCCGGCACACCCGCCGCCTGCTCCAGTCCCTGGAGATCGACACCCGCCTGCTGAGTTACCACGACCACAACGAGGAGTCGCGCAGCCAGCAGCTGCTCGGGCTGCTCCGGGAGGGCACGGACGTCGCTCTCGTCTCCGACGCGGGTACGCCGCTGGTCAACGACCCGGGCTACCGGCTGGTCGTGGCGGCCATCGAGGCCGATGTGCCGGTCCGCCCGCTGCCCGGCGCGACCGCCTCGGTGACCGCGCTGATCGGTTCCGGGCTGCCGAACCACCAGTTCCACTATGTCGGGTTCCTGCCTCGGAAGGAGGCGGCGCGGCGGACCGCCCTGACCTCGCTCCGGTCGAGCGTGGCCACCCTGGTCTTCTTCGAGGCGCCGCACCGGATCGTCGCGATGCTCGAGGACGTCCGCGCGGTGCTCGGCGACCGTCCGGCGGCACTGGCCCGCAACCTGACCAAGGACGACGAGGAGTTCCTCCGTGGTCCACTCTCCGAACTCGTCGCCCGTCTCGACGCGGAAGAGGTGGTCCGGGGGCAGTTCACCGTGGTCGTCGCCGGTGCCGGTGACCAGCCCGCGGACGAGGAGCACGCGCTGGCCCACCGGCTCACCGAGACGCTGGTGCGCCACGGCGCCGACTCCCGGCTCGTCCGCGAGGTGGTCCGGGAGGTGACCGGGCTGCCCCGGAACTGGGTCTACGAGCAGGTGCGCCTGGCGGTGCAGCAGTGGGACGCGGGCGCTGCGGAGCGGTCTGCCGGGGCTGGCCGTGCCGGTGACCGGAAGAGCGGATAG